Proteins from a genomic interval of Lycium ferocissimum isolate CSIRO_LF1 chromosome 2, AGI_CSIRO_Lferr_CH_V1, whole genome shotgun sequence:
- the LOC132046499 gene encoding beta-galactosidase 3, with protein MEFNSLLIWCVVLFIGCGLIQCDVTYDRKAIVINGQRRLLFSGSIHYPRSTPEMWEDLINKAKEGGLDVVETYVFWNVHEPSPGNYNFEGRYDLVRFVKTIQKAGLYAHLRIGPYVCAEWNFGGFPVWLKYVPGISFRSDNEPFKNAMKGYAEKIVSLMKSHNLFESQGGPIILSQIENEYGPQAKALGARGHEYSHWAAKMAVGLDTGVPWVMCKEEDAPDPVINTCNGFYCDNFFPNKPYKPAIWTEAWSGWFSEFGGTLHQRPVQDLAFAVAQFIQRGGSFVNYYMYHGGTNFGRTAGGPFITTSYDYDAPIDEYGLIRQPKYGHLKELHRAVKMCEKSIVSADPAITSLGSLQQAYVYSSETGGCAAFLSNNDWNSSARVFFNNMHYNLPSWSISILPDCRNVVFNTAKVGVQTSKMEMLPTNSQLLSWESYNEDISALDDSSSIRSFGLLEQINVTRDASDYLWYITSVDIGSTESFLHGGELPTLIAETTGHALHVFINGQLSGSAFGTRKNRRFVFKGKVNLRAGSNRIALLSVAVGLPNMGGHFETWSTGVLGPVAIHGIDQGKWDLSWAKWTYQVGLKGEAMNLVSPNGISAVDWMQGSLIAQKQPPLTWHKAYFNTPDGDEPLALDMSSMGKGQVWINGQSIGRYWTAYATGNCNGCHYSGNFRPPKCQLGCGKPTQKWYHVPRSWLKPTQNLLVLFEELGGVPTRISLVKRSVSTVCANVPEYHPNIWNWQVENYGRTQEFHLPKVHIHCAPGQSISSIKFASFGTPRGTCGSLEQGPCHAPNSHAIVEKKCLGRQRCFVTISNSNFGKDPCPNVLKRLSVEAVCTPTQS; from the exons ATGGAGTTTAACTCACTTCTGATATGGTGTGTAGTGCTGTTTATCGGTTGTGGGTTAATTCAGTGTGATGTTACCTATGACAGAAAAGCTATTGTGATTAATGGGCAAAGAAGATTACTTTTTTCTGGTTCTATACATTATCCCAGAAGTACCCCTGAG ATGTGGGAAGATCTGATAAACAAGGCAAAAGAAGGAGGTTTGGATGTGGTTGAGACCTATGTCTTTTGGAATGTTCATGAGCCTTCTCCTGGCAAT TACAATTTTGAAGGAAGATATGACCTGGTGAGGTTTGTAAAGACAATTCAGAAAGCAGGCCTTTATGCTCATCTTCGAATTGGCCCTTATGTTTGTGCAGAATGGAATTTTGG AGGGTTTCCAGTATGGCTGAAGTATGTACCAGGCATTAGCTTCAGATCAGATAATGAACCTTTCAAG AATGCAATGAAAGGGTATGCTGAGAAAATTGTTAGCTTGATGAAGAGTCATAATCTTTTCGAGTCTCAGGGTGGTCCAATCATACTCTCCCAG ATTGAGAATGAATATGGGCCGCAAGCTAAGGCACTTGGAGCACGGGGCCATGAGTACTCACATTGGGCTGCAAAGATGGCAGTTGGATTAGACACAGGTGTCCCATGGGTGATGTGCAAGGAAGAAGATGCCCCAGACCCTGTG ATCAACACATGTAATGGTTTCTACTGTGATAATTTCTTCCCAAACAAACCATACAAACCTGCTATTTGGACTGAAGCTTGGAGTGGTTG GTTCTCGGAATTTGGCGGTACACTTCATCAGAGGCCAGTTCAGGATCTGGCATTTGCGGTAGCCCAATTTATACAAAGAGGAGGATCTTTTGTTAACTATTACATG TACCATGGAGGCACAAACTTTGGACGTACCGCAGGGGGGCCATTCATCACTACTAGCTATGACTATGATGCTCCAATTGATGAATATG GTCTGATCAGACAGCCAAAATATGGTCATCTCAAAGAGCTTCATAGAGCTGTCAAGATGTGTGAGAAATCCATAGTTTCTGCAGATCCGGCTATCACATCCTTGGGAAGCCTTCAACAG GCTTATGTGTACTCTTCAGAGACAGGGGGTTGTGCAGCTTTCTTGTCAAACAATGACTGGAATTCTTCTGCTAGAGTATTTTTCAATAACATGCACTATAATTTGCCTTCTTGGTCCATTAGCATCCTTCCTGACTGCAGAAATGTAGTCTTCAACACAGCTAAA GTTGGAGTTCAAACATCAAAGATGGAAATGCTACCAACTAATTCACAGCTGCTATCTTGGGAGAGTTATAACGAAGATATATCTGCATTAGATGACAGCTCATCAATTAGATCTTTTGGCCTCTTGGAGCAAATAAATGTTACCAGAGATGCAAGTGACTATTTGTGGTACATAACTAG TGTTGATATCGGTTCAACTGAGTCCTTCTTGCATGGCGGAGAGCTCCCTACTCTTATAGCTGAGACAACAGGCCATGCTCTGCATGTGTTTATTAATGGACAGCTCTCAG GTTCTGCATTTGGGACGAGGAAGAATAGGAGATTCGTATTTAAAGGAAAAGTCAATCTTCGTGCTGGCTCAAACAGAATTGCACTGCTGAGCGTGGCTGTCGGACTGCCG AACATGGGCGGACATTTTGAAACATGGAGCACTGGAGTACTGGGTCCTGTTGCAATTCATGGGATAGACCAGGGAAAATGGGACTTGTCCTGGGCAAAGTGGACATATCAG GTTGGGCTCAAAGGGGAGGCCATGAATCTTGTTTCTCCAAATGGTATTTCTGCTGTTGACTGGATGCAGGGTTCATTAATTGCACAGAAACAACCACCTTTAACATGGCATAAG GCTTACTTCAATACACCGGACGGAGATGAGCCACTGGCTTTGGACATGAGCAGTATGGGTAAAGGTCAAGTATGGATTAATGGTCAGAGTATTGGTAGATATTGGACTGCATATGCTACTGGGAATTGCAATGGTTGCCATTATTCTGGAAATTTTCGGCCTCCAAAATGTCAACTGGGATGTGGGAAACCAACTCAAAAATG gTACCATGTTCCTCGGTCTTGGTTAAAACCCACTCAAAATCTATTGGTGCTTTTTGAAGAACTAGGAGGAGTTCCCACAAGAATTTCTCTTGTGAAGAGATCAGTCAGCACCGTATGTGCCAACGTTCCTGAATATCATCCAAACATTTGGAATTGGCAAGTTGAGAACTATGGCAGAACCCAAGAGTTTCACCTACCTAAAGTTCACATTCACTGTGCTCCTGGTCAATCTATTTCCTCCATTAAATTTGCAAGCTTCGGAACTCCTCGCGGAACCTGCGGGAGCTTAGAGCAAGGACCTTGCCATGCTCCTAACTCGCACGCCATTGTAGAAAAG AAATGTCTAGGACGCCAAAGATGTTTTGTAACAATATCAAATAGCAACTTTGGAAAAGATCCCTGCCCCAACGTACTGAAGCGGTTGTCTGTAGAAGCAGTTTGTACACCTACCCAGAGTTGA